The following proteins are co-located in the Malus sylvestris chromosome 13, drMalSylv7.2, whole genome shotgun sequence genome:
- the LOC126595773 gene encoding protein COFACTOR ASSEMBLY OF COMPLEX C SUBUNIT B CCB3, chloroplastic-like — MATCSYLLNHVQIKGWPSTRRISKLGNLSPIESFKTRSERQPRQGLLIAQCSFCLVQVGAASPTALLSLKPSDDIDAVSNIFRIGPPSTPQNVSNLMHNLVVADLDPATAKLAIGFLGPFFSLFSFLFIIRIVMSWYPKLPVGKFPYVVAYAPTEPILVATRKVIPPLGGVDVTPVVWFGLMSFLNEILVGPQGLLVLLSQQLSS, encoded by the exons ATGGCTACCTGTTCTTATCTTCTCAACCACGTCCAGATTAAAG GATGGCCCTCCACGAGAAGGATATCCAAGCTTGGAAATCTCAGTCCTATT GAAAGCTTCAAGACAAGAAGTGAAAGGCAGCCAAGGCAAGGACTCCTAATTGCACAATGTTCCTTCTGTTTGGTCCAAGTCGGAGCTGCTTCTCCTACCGCTCTGTTGTCATTGAAGCCATCTGATGATATAGATGCAGTTTCAAACATTTTCCGCATCGGTCCGCCGAGCACGCCACAGAACGTCTCAAATCTAATGCACAACTTGGTGGTGGCAGATTTGGACCCTGCAACAGCAAAGCTAGCAATCGGGTTTCTGGGTCCATTTTTTTCGCTGTTTTCGTTTCTCTTCATAATAAGGATAGTCATGTCCTGGTACCCAAAACTTCCGGTTGGGAAGTTCCCGTACGTGGTGGCTTATGCTCCCACGGAGCCGATTCTCGTGGCAACCAGAAAGGTGATCCCGCCGTTAGGCGGTGTGGACGTTACGCCGGTGGTGTGGTTCGGATTGATGAGCTTCCTAAATGAGATATTGGTAGGTCCTCAGGGCCTTCTTGTTCTCCTCTCTCAACAGCTTAGCAGCTAA
- the LOC126595772 gene encoding anamorsin homolog: MGSVLAFTDDGVLPVGLVFDALRELGTEKCEPQIVTLSSSNELPVGPSTVDIVFTLCRSIEFPNEQLLGEISRVLKPSGTVLIYKISDASTGETDKTTSVIERKLLLSGFLEAKAFQVKSSLPSELSFGVKAKKPSWKIGSSFALKKTTKILPKIQINDDSDLIDEDSLLTEEDLKKPQLLSSDCEVGSTRKACKNCTCGRAEEEQKVEKLGSTVDLSNFKSQCGSCGLGDAFRCATCPFKGLPPFKPGEKVSLSANFLTADI; the protein is encoded by the exons ATG GGATCTGTGCTGGCATTTACGGATGATGGAGTTCTACCGGTTGGTCTAGTTTTTGATGCATTAAGGGAGCTCGGGACCGAAAAGTGTGAACCTCAAATTGTCACTCTGTCTTCTTCAA ATGAGCTGCCGGTGGGGCCTTCCACTGTCGATATTGTGTTTACTCTTTGTAGATCGATTGAATTTCCAAATGAGCAGTTGCTAGGGGAAATCTCAAGAGTCTTGAAGCCTAGTGGGACAGTTCTAATTTACAAGATATCTGATGCTTCTACAGGGGAAACAGATAAG ACCACCTCCGTTATTGAGCGCAAGTTACTATTGTCTGGTTTTCTAGAAGCAAAAGCTTTCCAAGTGAAATCAAGTTTACCATCTGAGTTATCTTTTGGG GTCAAGGCTAAAAAGCCTTCTTGGAAGATTGGTTCATCCTTTGCCTTAAAAAAGACCACAAAAATTTTACCAAAAATTCAGATCAATGATGATTCAGATCTCATTGATGAAGATAGTTTACTAACAGAAGAGGACTTAAAGAAACCCCAGCTGCTAT CGAGTGATTGCGAAGTTGGAAGCACAAGGAAAGCTTGTAAAAACTGCACTTGTGGGAGAGCCGAAGAAGAGCAGAAAGTAGAGAAGTTAGGCTCCACTGTGGATTTGAGCAATTTCAAGTCGCAATGTGGCAGT TGTGGACTAGGGGATGCTTTTCGATGCGCTACATGTCCTTTTAAAGGTCTTCCTCCATTCAAACCCGGCGAGAAG GTATCATTGTCAGCGAACTTCCTTACAGCAGACATCTAA
- the LOC126595761 gene encoding delta(24)-sterol reductase: MSDLGTPLRPKRKTALVDFFVQFRWIVVIFVVLPISFTLYFLTYLGDVRSEMKSYKRRQKEHDENVQKVVKRLKDRNPSKDGLVCTARKPWIAVGMRNVDYKRARHFEVDLSAFRNVLEIDRERMIAKVEPLVNMGQITRVTVPLNLALAVVAEFDDLTVGGLINGYGIEGSSHIYGLFSDTVVAYEIVLADGRVVRATRDNEYSDLFYAIPWSQGTLGLLVSAEIKLIPIKEYMRLTYKPVVGNLKEIAQAYSDSFAPRDGDQDNPEKVPDFVETMIYTPTEAVCMTGRYASKEEAKKKGNVINEVGWWFKPWFYQHAEKALKKGEFVEYIPTRDYYHRHTRSIYWEGKLILPFADQWWFRFLLGWMMPPKISLLKATQGEAIRNYYHDNHVIQDMLVPLFKVGDALEWVHHEMEVYPIWLCPHRMYKNPIKTMIYTEPGFEQHRRQGDTQYSQMYTDVGVYYAPGPVLRGEVFDGSEAVRRMENWLIENHGFQPQYAVSELNEKNFWRMFDAGHYENCRRKYGAVGTFMSVYYKSKKGRKTEKEVQEAEQAILETPIAEVDEPVDY; this comes from the exons ATGTCGGATCTTGGAACCCCACTGCGTCCAAAGAGGAAGACGGCCTTGGTGGACTTTTTTGTTCAATTCCGATGGATTGTTGTTATCTTTGTTGTTCTCCCCATCTCCTTCACTTTGTACTTTCTCACGTACCTCGGGGATGTAAGATCTGAGATGAAATCCTACAAGAGGCGTCAAAAGGAACATGATGAAAATGTTCAGAAGGTTGTAAAACGACTCAAAGACAGGAACCCATCAAAGGATGGGCTTGTTTGCACAGCACGAAAACCGTGGATAGCTGTTGGAATGAGGAATGTTGACTACAAGAGGGCTCGTCACTTTGAGGTTGATTTGTCTGCATTCAGAAATGTCCTTGAAATTGATCGAGAGAGAATGATTGCGAAAGTTGAGCCCTTAGTCAACATGGGGCAGATAACCAGGGTAACGGTTCCATTGAATCTTGCCCTTGCCGTGGTTGCTGAGTTTGATGATCTTACTGTTGGTGGTCTCATTAATGGCTATGGAATTGAAGGAAGCTCTCACATCTATGGACTGTTCTCTGATACTGTTGTGGCCTATGAGATTGTTCTTGCAGATGGCCGAGTTGTCAGAGCCACCAGGGATAATGAGTACTCTGATCTTTTCTATGCTATTCCATGGTCTCAGGGAACATTGGGGCTTCTTGTATCTGCTGAGATCAAGCTCATACCTATCAAGGAATACATGAGGCTGACATACAAACCTGTGGTAGGAAATCTGAAAGAGATTGCTCAGGCATACAGCGATTCTTTTGCCCCGAGAGATGGAGATCAGGACAACCCCGAAAAGGTTCCAGACTTTGTTGAAACCATGATTTATACTCCAACAGAAGCTGTGTGCATGACGGGAAGATATGCTTCAAAAGAAGAAGCGAAGAAGAAGGGCAATGTTATTAACGAAGTTGGGTGGTGGTTTAAACCCTGGTTCTACCAGCATGCCGAGAAAGCACTAAAGAAAGGGGAGTTTGTAGAATACATCCCGACAAGGGACTATTACCACAGGCACACCCGGAGTATTTATTGGGAGGGAAAGCTTATCCTTCCATTTGCTGATCAGTGGTGGTTCAGATTTTTGTTGGGCTGGATGATGCCACCCAAGATTTCCCTGCTCAAGGCTACTCAAGGTGAAGCCATTAGAAACTATTACCACGACAATCACGTCATTCAAGACATGCTCGTTCCTCTTTTCAAGGTCGGGGATGCATTGGAATGGGTTCACCATGAGATGGAG GTGTACCCCATCTGGCTCTGCCCTCACAGAATGTACAAGAATCCCATCAAGACAATGATATACACCGAACCAGGCTTTGAGCAACACCGTAGACAGGGAGACACGCAATACTCTCAGATGTACACAGATGTTGGTGTCTACTATGCACCGGGCCCGGTATTGAGGGGTGAGGTTTTTGATGGTTCAGAAGCAGTTCGCCGGATGGAGAATTGGCTGATTGAGAACCACGGGTTCCAGCCTCAGTATGCTGTGTCTGAGCTGAACGAGAAGAACTTCTGGAGGATGTTTGATGCGGGGCATTACGAGAACTGCAGGAGGAAGTATGGTGCTGTGGGAACTTTCATGAGTGTGTACTACAAGTCCAAGAAGGGAAGGAAGACCGAGAAAGAGGTGCAGGAAGCGGAGCAAGCCATCCTCGAGACTCCTATTGCCGAGGTTGATGAGCCAGTGGACTACTGA